A genomic region of Xanthomonas fragariae contains the following coding sequences:
- a CDS encoding H-NS family nucleoid-associated regulatory protein — MIKQTLDSIASAKAKLAEELRKLEEQEANLLQEEAANAFQEVSDLLSRFGQHFTAKQKADLAAQLGASAGGPGRPKKAAGTRKEVAPKYWLPHTQETWSGRGRTPRAFAAYEGSAAYKEWKAKHPDEKFPKFPG, encoded by the coding sequence ATGATTAAGCAAACCCTCGATTCAATTGCCTCAGCCAAAGCCAAGCTTGCGGAAGAGCTAAGAAAGTTGGAAGAGCAAGAGGCCAATCTGCTGCAAGAAGAAGCAGCGAACGCTTTTCAGGAAGTGTCAGATCTGCTGAGCCGCTTCGGCCAGCACTTTACCGCCAAGCAGAAAGCAGATCTCGCAGCTCAGCTTGGAGCTTCTGCTGGCGGACCTGGCCGTCCGAAGAAAGCAGCCGGCACTCGTAAGGAAGTGGCTCCCAAGTATTGGCTTCCCCACACGCAAGAAACTTGGTCTGGTCGTGGTAGGACCCCACGTGCTTTTGCAGCTTACGAAGGATCGGCGGCTTATAAAGAATGGAAGGCAAAGCATCCGGACGAAAAATTCCCGAAGTTTCCGGGATAA